In a genomic window of Bordetella petrii:
- the ssb gene encoding single-stranded DNA-binding protein translates to MASVNKVIIIGNLGRDPEIRYSADGVGICTISVATSTNWKDKATGEKREETEWHRIVFYNRLAEIAGEYLRQGSAVYIEGRLKTRKWQDKETGADRYSTEIVAEQMQMLGGRGADGQAPSAKPAARKAAAAPASTAGGAVVADDIPFNLAGAGRSWLCM, encoded by the coding sequence ATGGCATCAGTCAACAAAGTCATCATTATCGGCAACTTGGGCCGTGATCCAGAGATCCGCTATAGCGCGGATGGAGTCGGGATCTGCACCATTTCCGTTGCGACATCGACAAACTGGAAAGACAAGGCGACAGGCGAGAAACGAGAAGAAACCGAATGGCATCGGATTGTGTTCTATAACCGCTTGGCAGAAATCGCCGGAGAATACTTGCGCCAAGGTAGTGCGGTCTATATAGAAGGGCGCTTGAAAACCAGGAAATGGCAGGATAAGGAAACCGGCGCTGACCGCTACAGTACCGAGATCGTAGCCGAGCAAATGCAGATGCTCGGGGGCCGTGGTGCAGACGGCCAGGCCCCGTCAGCTAAGCCTGCAGCCCGTAAGGCGGCAGCAGCCCCTGCATCTACGGCTGGTGGCGCTGTCGTGGCGGATGATATACCGTTCAATCTAGCAGGGGCGGGTCGCAGCTGGCTGTGTATGTAA
- a CDS encoding DUF3560 domain-containing protein, with protein sequence MNHYEAKQADRKARLEARAVQAEAQAATTYDRAKQMGEAIPFGQPILVGHHSEGRDRNYRQRIHSTYGKAFDLQKKADHYVQKAAAVGDGGVSSDDPDAISKLMRQVEQLTENQERMKKSNQVIRKYKGDAEGQRRALLELGYSEESAQKLIAPDYAGRAGFPSFTLTNNNANIRRIGQRIKQLQADQERAPVSIQGTGYAYAEDVEENRVMFMFEGKPDKSTREILKRHGFRWSPTRGAWVRQLNNAAIWQAKAVMQILNGSTDN encoded by the coding sequence ATGAACCACTACGAAGCAAAGCAGGCAGATCGTAAGGCCAGGCTAGAGGCCAGGGCAGTGCAGGCCGAGGCACAGGCGGCAACCACCTATGACCGCGCAAAGCAAATGGGTGAAGCGATTCCATTCGGACAGCCGATCCTAGTTGGCCACCATAGCGAAGGCCGAGACCGCAATTACCGGCAGCGGATCCATAGCACGTACGGCAAAGCCTTTGATCTGCAAAAGAAGGCTGACCATTATGTGCAGAAGGCGGCTGCAGTAGGCGATGGGGGAGTTTCCAGCGATGACCCGGATGCAATAAGCAAACTCATGCGCCAGGTGGAGCAACTGACAGAAAATCAGGAACGCATGAAAAAGAGTAATCAGGTGATCCGTAAGTATAAGGGCGATGCAGAGGGCCAACGGCGTGCTTTGCTTGAGCTTGGATACTCGGAAGAAAGCGCACAGAAGCTGATCGCGCCGGACTATGCCGGGCGTGCGGGCTTCCCGTCTTTTACCTTGACCAACAATAACGCGAACATTCGCCGCATTGGGCAGCGGATCAAACAATTACAGGCCGACCAGGAGCGTGCGCCGGTCAGCATACAGGGGACGGGGTATGCATACGCCGAGGACGTGGAAGAGAACCGTGTGATGTTTATGTTCGAAGGCAAGCCGGATAAAAGCACTCGCGAAATTCTAAAACGCCATGGTTTTCGGTGGAGCCCAACCCGTGGCGCGTGGGTGCGTCAATTGAACAACGCCGCCATTTGGCAGGCAAAAGCCGTCATGCAGATTTTGAACGGCTCAACAGATAACTAA